Genomic DNA from Schistosoma haematobium chromosome 1, whole genome shotgun sequence:
TACCAAATTATACTAAATGGTAAcatcattttattcaatatgCTACAATCTTATTCTTCGcgttctttatttatttttaggtCACCTTAGGATCGCGGATCTCACTGTCATCTAGTAGTGAGGAATTTATATCCAGTAAGTAATGTTTTTACTCCCTTGGCAAACAGTCATAAGTTGTTTGTCCTGCTTTTCTTTATCATTCTAAAATACTTAGAagatattaaaatgaaaataatttattgttacaGATAATCCTCATTCTTAAGTTTTGTTTATTGGTTATGAATTTATAAAAGTAATCTAACAAGGCTTCACTCCTATTCTTACGCTGTTATTATCCGCAACATTTAGAATCCTGTGGAGTTAACAGTCATTTCTAGTGGGTTAATTTTGCTGTAAACTTTGTTGAACTCTTCACTTCATTTCTTGAGTTCTTTTTTTGTGCTCAACTAACTTTATTGATTCAGTTCTTAAGATTGATTGGTGTTTACGAATATGTTGTGAATTCTTGGAAAAATCACTGTGAAGTATAATAATCAGTTTGTATTTCGCGTTTGTTTACCATAACACTGTAAAACCATTAATACCAAATTGTCTTTTAAAGTCTTTCGCAACTGCAATTTAATTAGTACCGAATCTCCCATTCAGCGGTGAAAGAATTTCgttgtttatatatttttttcaggaAAATTCTTTCTTTATTGTCGTGGACTTATTTGTACCCTACTTctttgaatatttattaatattactcaAACATCAGATGTACAAGGTTATACACTTAGCATTGAAGTACACTTTGTGTATGGCTTATTGATTCTGCATGGGTTTCTTAACCACAATAGgtagatgtatatatatatatatatatatatatatataccattctTTCCCAAACAATATTCTTCTTTACTGTTTAGAATTATTAGAGCACGAACTGGCAAACCTGTTAAGTTTTTAGATGGCTGAATACATATTTATGTATTGGTTTGTTCATAATCATTCTAATAATATCCTCTTTACTTTAACATTCAGAGCCTGAAACTCCAGTTGTTTGTCCGAATTGTAAAAAGTCGTTTCCTGGTCTCACAAGTTTGCGAGTTCATATAGATTCTGTACATCATGGTGAGAGTTTATACAATTAATTGACTTAACTGTTTATTTTGAACATAAATAACTAGTGTATAAGTTGAAGAAAGTtcaaaatatttgattataGTTTTCATTACAGACTAGATAACCGTTCAAAAAAATGAAAACTTTCAAAGTAATATTCTATTATAATTTGATGCATTTCAACAATTCACTCAGTTTCCTCGAACTGCAGTTAAGGTTATGACTATCAGGTTTGAATTGTTAATTTAACACTTTGGCTACTGATAAACTCTTAGTAAAGTATTACATATTCAAATTAAGAAGCACTTAGTTTATCTTGTAAATGATGTTAACTACTTATAATTACTATTACCGATTGGCTGCCGGAAAAAATCTGGTTAACCAATAGTATACATATTAAGGgattgaaaatatatatatactaaatatTTAATCAAGATAGTATGACTTACCAAACAATAAATGATTAATCAATGCTAAAAATTAAGATTATCAAAAAACTAATATTTTTGTAATTATATTTGAAGGTAGCTAATAATAAAATCCCAAGTGTCAACATGATGTAAAGTAGAAAAAGAATAAGTTGAAAACTTGGTTCATTTCAAAAGACCAGAACACTAAATTTTCATGAAAAACTAATTATCTTGGGTAAAAGTATATGAGCCTAAAAAATAATTGTGACGAATTTCTAGCCAGTTCTTAGTCAGTCAGAAAACAGCTTTTATAAATTGGTATTTTATGGAAAAGAAAACAGTAATATTGTAAAGTGTAATATTTACTTATAAATCTATTAATGCTTCGACAGATTCCTCTGTAAATCGAAGAAACAACAACGTATAAACTCGTCTTTATGGATAAAGATTGTCCATCTCAAACCCCTATAAGGACTCAAACAAATTTTTAATCGTCTTTATGTTGTTACTAGTTAGAGTTAGGTATTTAAGATTGAGGTTTTCATcctgaactgacatcagctacaaTGTAAAATGCTCTGCAGCACTAATAATGAACTAATTCCGAGCGAGAATAAAATTTACggacgatctttgagcgatgctaaagtgaccttaGGAAAATTCTCCTACTCACTAAGATCAGAAGATGGATTAAGATTTAGAATTCGACGtgagagttttcatcacgaactgacctcATCTGTAATGCTGAAATACTATTTAgccatatgaatgaatgaattccgcgtaaaaatccaagacctgctaTTTTAAATCTCATTGGTTCGTATATATGTTGTAGTCTCACTGAATTTCGTTCATAGGCACAAGAGGCGCTATGTAGTCAGTTCATCCACAAGATGCGATGTCACCAAGTTAAAGTTCGTTTTCATGATTAAGCTTTTAGGGGTAAGATTCAGGGATAGTGTCGACTTGTTATATACAAACTAGAGGGACAGAATTAGATATTTGATGAGTTTAATACTATCATTTTTACCACATAGttgaagaaaataattttccaATGTCATTTTGAACGTTTAGATCAGTATACAAACGTATTTTTGCTACTCTTAATAAATGACGTTCGGATTTCACACAAAAACGTAGAACGCATTCTCGATTCTGATTGGCTTGTCCCTAGAATATACTTTTGCCATATCTTCTTGATTCGTTTGTTAGCATcaaaatgttaaaaataaactaatcacTGCACCCAAATTTAACCTTACGCTGAACATGTAACTGATCGGATTCTATCCTGCTATTTGTAATGCAAATACGTCACAAATACTAAAATCATATAGATCGTTTACCGACGAATGATTTTCTTTCTGTAGAGGTTAACTTATTTTGGTACTCATCCATTTAGTTTCTTATATAGTCTGTTTTAATTAAAAGTGACAAAATATCATCGAAGACCATCAACTGTTTGAAAAACTGAAAATGTTAAAACAATAATTGGGGATTTATTAAGAACAAACACAATTGTTTCCCACAAAATCATTAATAATTCCTTGAGGGGATTTTATAAAAGGCAACTATTTAAAGTACTTTACATTTTTCATCATTCAGAGTAGTGAGACTTTTTAAAATGAACACTAAACTAGAACTTTTGTCGAATAACTCACAGTGAAAGCATTGTACATGTTTCTTTTCTGGGATATTTTTAGATCACGAATCTGATTTTGTTATCAATATCTATCTTTATAGtctatatttaattaatattctCAGAGATTTACTTCTAACTTAATAGATTTATGTGAACATTTATTATCCACTAGGTAATCGAATACCTCAATGTGATTATTGCATGAAAAAGTTCTCCACATTATCCTACCTTCGAATGCATATTTCTACTGTTCATGAAGGTTAGTTATCATTTGAAATATTGCTAATTGTTTGGTTATCCAAAAGTAAATATAAGAGCATAATAACTTGTTCCGATAATCTACAATAAGATGCAGATCAAGTACGTTTGAAGCATAAAACCAAAGCTTTTGTACGTGTCCAACTTACAATTAGGATGTACAATGATAATCAAAGCGACGTttacataaaattataattaataatcgTAGGAACACTACAGTTAACCTTTTGAACTAAAACTCAAACTTTCTACTTGATAAAAGTGTCTTGAAGCGAGATGTGAGACAATTTTTTGCTCTCTCCACTCCTCTGTTTATTATTGTGTCATCGCTAAATGTTTCTCAGTAAGTAGTTTAAAAATTGTTGTTTGTAGTAAATATCGTTTATCTAATATTTCTTGTTCAGCGTAATAGTTTTGTGATAATTGCATACGCTTGTCTGTTTATACTCTTTGCCTATGTCAGTCACCCATCCACAACAAAGGACTAGACACTTATAGATATcagtccaagttaccatacctcataagcacaacaagatgaacaccgaattcatagaagcagtcgCTTCAATGttagtaatatgtaaaagaaagattgcatataaggatatagtacaggaaaaaagaattagttggtagaaagaaggatataaagtaattttaatctcattgtttataggaagacaaagagtgtatacatccacaccattgtgatcgattctgagccatgtcacccagagtcccCAACCATTGGTTAAGATAGTCACGCTGACCCTAACCAAATAATCTGCATCTGCCAACATGGTTAAGACCAGAAGTGAGTGACCTCATGGACTGAtttcacgttttggtttggtcacccTTCgatttcttccaaccgtctccaacactactcagcattgcgcgtcgtggtaatcggtattcaggtaTACGTCACACGTGGcataaccatctcagtcgatgaagatttacaacctcatccaCTTGTGTatcatcatttcctaatacacTGCGTCAAACATCACTTACGGTATACTTGTCCCttgattgatagacggatatctggCCTTTGCCATATGTGACGTAAGTAGGTAAACGCCAAACGAACTTTCTGAAACCGTGCAGAACTTTCGTCATATACCAACCCATTAgtgctgatcagacttccaagatgagTGAAGTtatcgacgcgttcgactacttcactccctatccttagttcaggtgttgacgcaggccattTCTGAAACAACAACTCGCATTTAAAGGGGGAGTTGTCTACTCGACATAATTCAGATAATTGACAGTTTTCATTGATTTGTACACcaaaatacataaaaatgaaattcaatttatttcatcTATACTAATTGTTCTCTCACAACTCAATCTAGGTAATTAGTATCGTATGTTCAAAGTAAAGTGCGTGCAAAATCTTGCAAATAGATTAAAAATAATCAGTTTTAGTTACAACTGTTGATCAATATTCATAAATACGTGTTACATTAAGTATTATCGTATTATTTTATATCGTAAAATCCAAGGTCACTGTAAGATTGGTTGTTATTACCGCATGTTTATGCATAACTTCATTTGTGAAAATGTATGTTATCCCTTAATGCAGATTAGAGCTGTGCACGTTTTGTATATTTCACACTCTAGTATTGTTAATAGTAGTTGCAGTAGTAGTAACCGTAGAAAGGTTCCCCTTTTGTTTATAAGATCCTCCTGGCTTTTGCATAAAAAATCACTCATATATATTTGGCTCactcttgtactaatatttatgtgttcaaataataaataaaaatgaaagaaagaaGGGATGCGTCGTGGGGAAATTTTCCACTGTTGCGTTTTTCTTGCTTGTTCATGTCATTCCTGTTTATTTGCAAGCATGTCTTTGAGTGCGTAGGTACTTTTTTTCATGTAACTACCTATGTTTTGTGGTTTAGACACGTGATTGGTACTTAAATTCGCAAATTAATATCTTGTTTAATCAAACCATACACAAAAAATCTTAATTGAGATCTCTCATAATATACGAATCACAGGGCTACTGACATATTCACATACTTGCTAAAAGATGCGTAACTATACGGATTGATAGTTTTCTACTGCGCAACTGTGATAGATAACTATATTAATATTGAAGTTcgaaaaaaatacaattatggtAAAACACTCACTTATGAAGTCAATGTGAAACAGTTCGTTTTATGTAACTTTTATACTAAGTGTAAAATTCATTTCCATCATATGTATTAAACATTTCATAAACAATGCTTCATTCCATAGTAGAAACATCACAAAACTTCATTTTATTCCATAAACTACCCTCTTGTGATGTGAAGTGTAAATACGAACACCAACATTTTATAACGTCCAAAGTTTTTTCACCACTACAATCTACCTCAATGCTAAATAGAGATCTTATTATCCATCATATCTTTCAATCTCGTTGTTTCAACTTAGTGTTGATTCAATATCAAAGTGAACCGCGGTAGTGAGTCTGCAGTAACAATTAGAGGAAAGCAAGTGATAATATTGGTATATCGAACATACTTCATTCAATGTAATGAATCTATAAACTAAACTTGTTACCTTGACACTTGATTTTAATTGTCATAACTTGAAACCGTAACCAATATCGCTAGTTTTCAGGGTTTttttctctgaaatgttccatAATCTTTCAGAGcattttcattcatttcgtAATCATTTAGTTTTGtgtttatattgttttaaaaatagGTATTATCTTTCCCATTCttcacatatttttttaatcattacTCAGGTGTCCGTGCATATTCTTGTAATATCTGTGAGAAGAGTTACACTCAAAAGCACTCTTTGAAAAAACATCTTAGAAATTCTCATTCAAGTATGTTTCTACGTCCACGTTATCTGTGTTGTTTATTGATAAAACCGTAAAGAAATTAATAGTTTCAATAAAATACAAGATTTTAAAGAATGTATTGTATTCCAAGAGCTGTGGGTTAATGATACTACTTTATATCCTAAACTAAATTAAGTGGAGTGGGGCTCAAAATTGGGGATTAGTAGCTAAGAGTCGAACGCCCTAACCATTAAGCGACCGCTTAGTGGTACACAGTCATTTTACAAGCACATTTTACTACATCGGAAAAAATAAATTTCCGTTcctagaaaataacatttgaaatCGTCAACCggtctaagttagacaaccactttaaacttgggagcactggacagtcgtttcgtcctaccatgggacttctctccagtgcacatccacgaccccgcaacTGGAtatcaaacccaagaccttcagttTCACGTGCGGacgcttaatctctaaaccacAAAGTAAATATTCAACTATTttcatgtctaactccaattaaTCCATTATATTGTGTCACCGTTTTCCACTGTGCTTTGCGTGTACCTTCCTCACACTCGACACGGTCGAACTCCGCTGGTCATAGCTTCTCACTACGACTTCAGAAATTTCCTCTCCAAGCTGTTTACTAGTAAGCGCATGGTAAATGTCAGTACGgggctgtggagattgttgaatttcactaTAATCATGAGTTCGTGGGTGCATaatgctgagaagtctcatactaggaataaacagccgtctagtgctttcacgCTGTCAGTGgttatgatttcaatgaaatttaaccGTTtttacaaccctatactgataactatCTCTCTCTACGTAGCCCGAAATACGTAAGTactttattaaattatatctaTGCAAAAAGAGATTGATAAAGTTAGTACAGAgcttaaatataataaatcttGTTTTCATACAACCCATATTTCACGGATAATTTCGATTAACTAATGAACATCTCACATTTCGGTTGAAATTAAGAACAGACTCAATAATTATCACATATTTTACGTAGACTCTTTGAATTTGAATACGATAATCTCTGTATTCTTGGGTGAAAAAACAGTTGACTAGTCAAGTATTATCAAACAATTTAGCATGTTCTTTGACCATATTTTAGCCTTCACCTCTATAAAAGGCTTATTGCACGTCGTCTGGACACTGTAATTTATGCTTcagaaattttttaaatttataatacCTATCAACGATGACccatacattttattttttctatttagTCTCATCCAGTCAAGACATACTAGATGATTCAGGACCAACTAATGGGGTACCGAATAAATCTAGTCAGTCTGCATGTTCCAATGAAATGCGTACTTTTAAATCACGCAAAAGGTTACTCGTTGATTCTCCAATCATACCTAATTCCTGTAGTCCTATTCCATCTAGGTCGAATGAAGTAAGTGCCTACTTCAGTGATATGATTCAAATGCACCACTGACTTGTCCAATGTTCTTTTATGTGTAAATCACTTATCTTTATTTACCGGTTTTCTATCCAAATCACTTTTAGTTTAGGAATATTATCATTTTTGTATCTTAACCAATTTTCTTTGGGTTACTCAAACGTGCCACTTTTTGGAGTGAAGAAATATTTGTCCCATGATTATTCATGAGTGCCAGATTTATAGTTAATCTtcttatattaattatttactgcTAACAATAAAATTAGGAAATTCATTTCTTAAATAGGTTTGTTCAAGTATATTGACAGAAAAGTACGTTGCTACTGAATAGAAAAGCTACCAAACCTTATGAAGGTTTTAAGTGGCTACTTCAAAATGTACGATTTTTACTCAGTGGTAATGTAAATTTATACACCTGGTTTTAGCCAGATGCATTATGTGAAGGTTTAGTGGTACTGTGATTATGCTACTTACGtctattgacataagtagcatgtaacaccaatcggaagtggaaaacctTGCAGCAGAAGGCTATGATGGTTGACTTAAAGGAAACAGAAacggaattagaaaggaattgCTAATCGGAAGAATCATCCAAAATGTGAaagacaaatgatggaaatttgcaagtgaagtatttcatgtatgtatgtatcatttccaaggtttgatttgataatttcgaataaattgagcattgggtagattgttataaataaataatatatttgtaatattccaatgagtagaaaattagattttctgacgtttcgtgacttagtgtaagtcacttcttcagagaataaataaccaaattaaaataattccaagtttaaatagtgcaACGGAACAATACgaataatattattcttattgttccgttacaaatatattatttatttatatttcatgtaTGATTCTCATATTCTATCACGATACtctgtagtatatatatatatataatatttagcTACTAGAAGTTTATTTTGTCGTATAACATTCTTGAAACCCTTATTAAATGAATTCACTTCACCTTACTAATTGCTCCATTTCCATATTGTATGACAGTTCCATAATACTATTTACAATAACTTTTCTTAATGAGTTTATATTACCTGTAATCAAAGGATTCTCATCGAAGTTTACCATACTGTGAATCTTAGGTGAACGGTCCTGTTTCATTGGAAACTAAGAATCGCCAAATCAGTTGATGACATAAAATGTAAGTCACAATGATTTTCTTATATTCCTTGATGTTACTTTTGAACAACATTAAATAAAACTGTTGTGGTACGtggttttattcaatacaattacAGTTAATCAAATTTATACGCAATTTTTATATATGGTTTACGATAAAGGCCCCATTTTCACAGAACTTACAACTAATAATTACATGATTTTAGAGGTTTCTCAATTTCAGTAAATGCATCTTAAGCAACGTCACAATAAATCACTTCATCTCAATGGAATTTTCTAGTATTTCAAGTCACCTAAATTTATATCAAACAACTACATAATCTACTTACCTAACGTTTAACAACAAATGAAGTGCATAACTGTAACTTGTCACTTAACCTTGTTAATAATTTATTGACTGCTACGTATTTATGAGTATTTTGACAAATTATGTCTCTAATTCGCCTAATTTATGATGTACTCTTCATATAAGGTCATTACTGCAGCCTTATCTCGTAAACTTATATGTTTTGTGTCATCATAGTTTTCCATCAATTCAATGATAAATTACGTAGTTTTCTGTACTGTATATGGATCAATTGATATATTTTGGGTTTTTCTTCTCCCTAGACATTCGATTAACAGATATTCCTTCGGATAAAACTTTCGTGCAACTTTTTTGTATTTAGACGCACAAATAACCATGAACCTTCCAATCTTCAAGCAGAGTATTTTTATGTCTACCTCATCAATTAAACTGACACCTACCTCAGTTTATATGGTCTCCATTATTGCATTTATATAGTTCAAATGATAACTTTTCATACCAAAAACCGGTTCGCTGCAGATTTTTTTGAGTTTTTTAAATTTGGTTTTCAAACAATTGATTATTAACACATTCTTTGTATTATGTACTAAATCCAATACTTTTGCTATCTGAACACTGTTCTTTAAGCTATTTTTGGACCAAATCTTATCTTCATCTGTATTCGCGATCTCATCTAATgttgaatttttttcaaatatttttggaCTTTGTCTTATTTCTCAATGCTTTGTGAcggttgatatatatatatatatatatatatatatatatatatatatatatatatatatatatatatatatatatatatacagtagtAATCCTGTGACTGAAAATCTCAGAACTGTTTAGTCTTCTTCTCGCTCTAGTTTTTTGTGGCACGTTTTTCAGATGAAGAGTTTTAATATATGTGCTCTTACCACCTTTTTCATCTTTATGATGTGAAGATTTGGTCTACATAGTAGAATTTACGTTAGTAGATGTCAGTCTGAAAAAGTGCGTATGAGACACATACGAAACAGTAATATAAAGTGCAAGAAAACGAATAGTTTGAAGTCACAATAATCCTTATAGAAAGAGTACTATATCATCGATTAGTCACTAAATAAAATGAGTTTATGCTAGGGTGAGACTAAACCGAAATGGGGGGGGGGCGAGAATTCGGGTTAGAATAAAAACATGTTTGACCAGAAGTAGGCGAATGAACATGGCTcttctttttctaattttattgttgaattcactagtcaattgaagctagactaccatgaaaaacctggaagcactgaacggccgtttcgtcatagtataggactcctcaacagtgcacatccacgaatccgccccgcgagattcgaacccaggacctatcagtctcgcgcgcgaacgcctaacctctagaccactatgCCCGtatccaaccgtgttaatgtctaacttcaactaatccacgaaagtgagccaccgtccaccattgtctttagtgagttactacctcacaacagacccattTTACTATCGAAAGCTTGTCCTACAGTCCAGAATAACGCACAATAAAGACATCTGGACCCCACTTATGTAGGTTCTTCAAACTGAAACAAAGATCTTTTGTTGCTTTGTTCATATGACAAGGTTACTAATATCGGAAAGAGCTCCATAGGAAATTACATAAACAGATGAAGGGAAAAATTTTGATACGCTCAAACCAGATAACGTCTATTCCTTACTTTGTATACCTAAAATATTAGCTATTAAAACTGCTTCCGTATCTCCTATAATCTCGAAAAGTAATCTGGATACCTCTCCACATTTTCGAAGTTTGTCGATCTTGCGCAACGTGAAACTTGGCACAAATATGCATCATTTCATGTTACCTATGTGCACCAacggtttggaattagggttttccaactcacctaggtggatactccatatccaccaacccggttaaagcgccagacattcgcttttcgtcctctcaatttcgtaaataacacacccactgcgagaaggtagtgagtaggacttccctggcagaggctgtatacgcgtggccatgtgagagcatttagggGCCGCACTTAACCTTATTCTAAGCCATCACTTCACGAACAAATACCACCTGTGGAAGTAGTTAGGTACGTATAGTACATCCTAACCACTTCAGTCAATAATGATTCACGACCTCACCAACCAATGTCATCCCTACCTATTACCTCCTGCCTAACCTCACTTTGTCGTTCCACAACATTCAAGTAATTCAGCCTACATGTCTTGTACTTTCAAAATTCGTAGAATAATTCAAAATAGACTGCTCCTCGGTATACTCTTACGTCGACAGAAGTATATCTCTACTACACAAGTGATGTAAATTAGGAAAAAGCCAGATCGAATTTTTCTGAATCCATGACGAAATCTCATCACACCGACTCATCTGGTTTGATTAAACTCCCAAAATCGACTAGTGTACTCCTTATCACTAGTTCGGGAATTTAGATAAACAGCaactgaagtaacatt
This window encodes:
- a CDS encoding hypothetical protein (EggNog:ENOG410W199~COG:K); protein product: MHINVVHEEVADSFDFQLTDGENDDSHSVTLGSRISLSSSSEEFISKPETPVVCPNCKKSFPGLTSLRVHIDSVHHGNRIPQCDYCMKKFSTLSYLRMHISTVHEGVRAYSCNICEKSYTQKHSLKKHLRNSHSISSSQDILDDSGPTNGVPNKSSQSACSNEMRTFKSRKRLLVDSPIIPNSCSPIPSRSNEVNGPVSLETKNRQIS
- a CDS encoding hypothetical protein (EggNog:ENOG410W199~COG:K) is translated as MNALMDNTSYRNEANNCGIVSATSTSEDDQLSLCCLCGQTFPSIKSLHMHINVVHEEVADSFDFQLTDGENDDSHSVTLGSRISLSSSSEEFISKPETPVVCPNCKKSFPGLTSLRVHIDSVHHGNRIPQCDYCMKKFSTLSYLRMHISTVHEGVRAYSCNICEKSYTQKHSLKKHLRNSHSISSSQDILDDSGPTNGVPNKSSQSACSNEMRTFKSRKRLLVDSPIIPNSCSPIPSRSNEVNGPVSLETKNRQIS